In a single window of the Nicotiana tomentosiformis chromosome 8, ASM39032v3, whole genome shotgun sequence genome:
- the LOC104088609 gene encoding probable glutathione S-transferase parC, translating to MENDEVILLNFWPSMFGMRVRVALAEKEIKYEYKEEDLFTAKSPLLLKMNPIHKKIPVLIHNGKTVCESLIAVEYIDEVWNDKAPLLPSDPYERAQARFWADYTDKLYDYGRKIWATKREEFEGITKDLIDPLKLLELEVLRDKPYFGGESFGFVDIALIGFYCWFYTYENVGNFSIVAECPKLAAWGKRCMQRESVSKSVPDPHKIYEVLLEFRKNYGVE from the exons ATGGAGAATGACGAGGTGATTCTATTGAATTTTTGGCCTAGTATGTTTGGAATGAGAGTAAGGGTTGCACTAGCTGAAAAGGAGATCAAATATGAATACAAGGAAGAAGACTTGTTTACTGCTAAAAGTCCTTTGCTTCTGAAGATGAATCCAATCCACAAGAAAATCCCAGTTTTAATTCACAATGGAAAAACTGTTTGTGAATCTCTTATTGCAGTTGAATATATTGATGAGGTGTGGAATGACAAAGCTCCATTGTTACCCTCTGATCCTTATGAGAGAGCACAAGCTAGGTTCTGGGCTGATTACACTGACAAG TTGTATGATTATGGGAGAAAAATATGGGCAACCAAAAGAGAGGAGTTTGAGGGAATTACGAAGGACTTGATAGATCCACTCAAGTTACTAGAGCTGGAAGTATTGAGAGACAAGCCTTACTTTGGAGGGGAAAGCTTTGGTTTTGTGGATATTGCCTTGATTGGATTCTACTGCTGGTTTTATACATATGAGAACGTTGGCAACTTCAGCATAGTGGCCGAGTGCCCGAAACTTGCTGCTTGGGGAAAGAGATGCATGCAGAGGGAGAGTGTCTCCAAATCGGTGCCCGACCCTCATAAGATTTATGAGGTACTACTAGAATTTAGAAAGAATTATGGAGTAGAATAA
- the LOC104088606 gene encoding probable glutathione S-transferase — protein MSFLDQEMADDEVILLNFWPSMYGMRVRVALAEKGVKYEYKEENLGEKSSLLLEMNPVYQKIPVLIHNGKPVCESLIVVQYIDEVWKDKAPLLPSDPYEKYEAIFWADYVEKVFDLGRKIWMTRGGEQQTRKKNYIDSLRMLEGILGDKPYFGGENIGFLDIALIGFCSWFYTYEKFGNFNTEAETPKLIAWMKRCMQRESVSKSVAEPLKVYDFALQIRKHYGIV, from the exons ATGAGTTTTCTTGATCAAGAAATGGCAGATGATGAAGTGATTCTTTTGAACTTCTGGCCTAGTATGTATGGCATGAGAGTCAGGGTAGCACTAGCTGAAAAGGGTGTTAAATATGAGTACAAAGAAGAGAACTTAGGTGAAAAGAGTTCTTTACTTTTGGAAATGAATCCAGTTTACCAGAAAATACCAGTTCTGATTCACAATGGAAAACCTGTTTGTGAATCACTAATTGTAGTTCAGTACATTGATGAGGTTTGGAAGGACAAAGCTCCACTTCTTCCTTCTGATccttatgaaaaatatgaagctATATTCTGGGCTGACTATGTGGAAAAG GTGTTTGATTTGGGACGTAAGATATGGATGACGAGAGGAGGAGAGCAGCAGACAAGAAAGAAAAACTACATAGATAGCTTAAGGATGTTAGAAGGAATTCTTGGAGATAAACCTTATTTTGGAGGAGAAAACATTGGATTCTTGGACATTGCTTTAATAGGATTCTGCAGTTGGTTTTATACATATGAGAAGTTTGGAAATTTTAATACAGAAGCTGAGACCCCAAAGCTAATTGCATGGATGAAGAGGTGCATGCAAAGGGAGAGTGTATCCAAATCTGTTGCTGAACCTCTTAAGGTTTATGACTTTGCTTTGCAGATTAGAAAGCATTATGGAATAGTGTAG
- the LOC104088608 gene encoding probable glutathione S-transferase — protein sequence MENDGVILLDFWASMLGMRVRIALAEKEIKYEYKEEDLLSTKSSLLLKMNPIHKKIPVLIHNGKPVCESIIAVEYIDEVWKDKAPLLLPSDPYERAQARFWCDYIDKMYDFGRKIWTTKGEEHEEGKKKFIDSLKLLELEALGDKPYFGGENFGFVDIALIGFYSWFYAYDTFGNFSIEAECPKLVAWGKRCMQRESVSTSLADPHKIYEMLQVFRKNHGME from the exons ATGGAGAATGATGGGGTCATTCTATTGGATTTCTGGGCTAGCATGTTAGGAATGAGGGTAAGGATAGCGCTAGCCGAAAAGGAGATCAAATACGAGTACAAGGAAGAAGACCTGTTAAGTACTAAAAGTTCTCTGCTTCTTAAGATGAATCCTATTCACAAGAAAATCCCAGTTTTGATTCACAATGGAAAACCTGTTTGTGAATCTATCATTGCAGTTGAGTACATTGATGAGGTTTGGAAGGACAAAGCTCCATTGTTGTTACCCTCTGATCCTTATGAGAGAGCACAAGCTAGGTTCTGGTGTGACTACATTGACAAG ATGTATGATTTTGGGCGAAAAATATGGACAACCAAAGGAGAAGAGCATGAGGAAGGTAAGAAGAAATTTATAGATTCACTCAAGTTACTGGAGCTAGAAGCATTGGGAGACAAGCCTTACTTTGGAGGGGAAAACTTTGGTTTTGTGGATATTGCCCTGATTGGATTCTACAGCTGGTTTTATGCCTATGACACCTTTGGCAACTTCAGCATAGAGGCCGAGTGCCCTAAGCTCGTCGCTTGGGGCAAGAGATGTATGCAGAGGGAGAGCGTCTCGACGTCTCTAGCTGACCCTCATAAGATCTATGAGATGCTACAAGTATTTAGAAAGAATCATGGAATGGAATAA